The region CCATCTGTATTGCTCGTCGTCAGCCACAGCCCCCCGTCGTCCGCCGCCACCACGCTGCGCAGCCGTCCGTACTTCCCGTCCAGGAACGACTGCGGCTTCGCCACCGGCTTGTCGCCCTTCAGCGGAATGCGCCACAGCCGCTCACCGCGCAGCCCCGCCATCCAGATCGAGCCCTTGGCGAAGGCGATTCCGCTCGGCGAGGCGTCCTTGGGCTTCCACTGCTCGATCGGATCGACAAAGCCCTTCTTACCGGCCTTGCCCTCGACCTCCGGCCAGCCGTAGTTCTTGCCCGGCTCGATCGGATTGAGCTCGTCCCAGGTGTCCTGGCCGAACTCGGAGGCCCACAGCCGCTTGTCCGCATCCCAGGCCAGGCCCTGCACATTGCGGTGACCCCAGGTGTAGACAACCGATTGGGCGTCCGGATTGCGGGGCGCGGGCTCGCCGTCCGGGGTCATCCGCAGGATCTTGCCGCCGAAGGAGTCCATGTCCTGGGCGAGCCCGCGGTCACCGCTCTCTCCCGTGCCCGCGTAGAGCATCTTGTCCGGGCCGAAAGCGATGCGGCCGCCGTTGTGAATCGTGCCCTTGGGGATGCCCTTGAAGATCGTGTCCGGGGCGCCCAGTTGATCGCCCGCGGGGCGCTTGTCGTCGTACACCATGCGGACGATGCGGTTGTCCGAGTCGGTGGTGAAGTACGCGTAGACCATATGGTCCGCGCCGAAGTCGGAGGAGACCGCCAGCCCCAGCAGCCCGCCCTCACCGGCGGCGGAGACGCCCGGGACGGACCCCACCTCGGTCTTCTTCCCGGTGTCCGCCGAGACCTTGAAGATCTTCCCGGTGTCCCGCGAGGAGACCAGCAGATCCCCGCCGGGCAGCGGCGCCAGCCCCCAGGGGGAGTCCAGCTTCGTGGTGAGTGTGCGCACCACCTTCACCGAGCCCTTCGCGGGCGCCGCGGACTCCGTCGGCGAGGGCTCGCCAGAGGAGGAGCCCCCGCCGCCCGGCTTCGAGGGCGCGGACGAGCGGCCGCCCGGACTGATGATGCTGTCGCCGTCGGACGAGCAGCCCGCCACGAGCAACACGGCGGCAGCGGCGGCGAGTACAGAGGTCACGCGAGGGCGTCGCATGGTCGGATTCCTCTCCATGGGCACGTGTGCCGCGGCACGGCACTGATTCTTATACACCGCTGCCCTGCGCCGGGTTCCCATCCCCGAACCGGACCCGGACCAGAGCCAAGCCCGGACCAGAGCCTGGCCCGGACCACAGAGCCAGACCCAGACCACAGAGCCAGGCCCGGACCAGAGCCCGCACGCGGCGCCTCAGTCCCACGACCCGCGCGCCGGCGGCAGCTCCGCGATCTCCGCGAGGTCCTCGTGCGAGAGCGGCACATCGGCCGCCGCGCAGTTCTCCGCCGCCCACCGCTCCCGTTTCGTCCCCGGCACCGGCACCACATGCGGCCCCTGCGCCAGCAGCCAGGCCAGGGCCACCTGCGCCGGGGTCACCTCGTCCCCGTGCCGCTGGGCGACCCGTCGCAGACCGGCCACGATCGGCTGGTTCGCGGCCATCATCTCCGCCGTGAACCGCGGATGCCGGGCCCGCATGTCGTCCGGCTCGAAGCCCTGCCCCGGAGTCAGCGTCCCGCTCAGGAAGCCGTTGCCGAGCGGCATCGCCGCCAGGAAGCCCACCCCGCGCGAGGCGCACCACGGCACCAGCGCCTCCAGGGCGTCGGGCGACCACACCGACAGCTCCGCCTGTACACAGCTCACCGGAAAGACCTGCTGGACCCGCTCCAGTTGGCGCACCGTGGCGTCGTGCATCCGCGCGCCCGCCCTCCGCTGCGCCCGCGCACCCACGGCGCAC is a window of Streptomyces violaceusniger Tu 4113 DNA encoding:
- a CDS encoding PQQ-dependent sugar dehydrogenase, which translates into the protein MRRPRVTSVLAAAAAVLLVAGCSSDGDSIISPGGRSSAPSKPGGGGSSSGEPSPTESAAPAKGSVKVVRTLTTKLDSPWGLAPLPGGDLLVSSRDTGKIFKVSADTGKKTEVGSVPGVSAAGEGGLLGLAVSSDFGADHMVYAYFTTDSDNRIVRMVYDDKRPAGDQLGAPDTIFKGIPKGTIHNGGRIAFGPDKMLYAGTGESGDRGLAQDMDSFGGKILRMTPDGEPAPRNPDAQSVVYTWGHRNVQGLAWDADKRLWASEFGQDTWDELNPIEPGKNYGWPEVEGKAGKKGFVDPIEQWKPKDASPSGIAFAKGSIWMAGLRGERLWRIPLKGDKPVAKPQSFLDGKYGRLRSVVAADDGGLWLTTSNTDGRGKPGKQDDRILRLEVR
- a CDS encoding aldo/keto reductase: MKRRRIGAAALEVGAIGLGCMPMSWAYTASQRSGETSVRAVHTALDSGTSLLDTADMYGPFTNELLMGRVLKERRADAFVSTKCGLLVGEQHIVANGRPGYVKRACDASLRRLQTDVIDLYQLHRADPEVPIEETWGAMAELVAAGKVRALGLCAVGARAQRRAGARMHDATVRQLERVQQVFPVSCVQAELSVWSPDALEALVPWCASRGVGFLAAMPLGNGFLSGTLTPGQGFEPDDMRARHPRFTAEMMAANQPIVAGLRRVAQRHGDEVTPAQVALAWLLAQGPHVVPVPGTKRERWAAENCAAADVPLSHEDLAEIAELPPARGSWD